CCAGCTACTACGGGCAGTTCACCGACACCGGTGGCATCAACAAGGGTGACAAGGTCCGCATCGCGGGCATGGATGTCGGCAAGGTCGAGGCCATCAGCATCGACGGCGACCACATCCTGATGAAGTTCTCCATCGGCACCGAGAGCATCGGCACCGAGAGCCGGCTGAACATCCGCACCGACACGCTGCTGGGCAAGAAGGTTCTCGAGATCGAGGCCCGCGGCAACCAGCCGCTACGTCCGAACGGCACGTTGCCGCTGGGGCAGAGCACCACGCCCTACCAGATCTACGACGCGTTCCTCGACGTCACCAAGGCGGCGACCGGCTGGGACATCGACACGGTCAAGAAGTCGCTGCACGTGCTGTCGGAGACCATCGACCAGACCTACCCGCAGCTCAGCCCCGCCCTCGACGGCGTGGCCAAGTTCTCCGACACCATCGGAAAGCGCGACGAGGAGATCAAGCACCTGCTGGCCCAGGCCAACCAGGTGGCCAGCGTCCTCGGTGACCGCAGCCAGCAGGTGGACCGGTTGCTGGTCAACGCAAAGACGCTGCTGGCCGCATTCAACGAGCGCGGCCGCGCCATCGACGCGCTGCTGAGCAACGTCGCCGCCTTCTCCCAGCAGGTATCGGGCTTCATCAACGACAACCCCAACCTCAACCACGTGCTCGAGCAGCTGCGTACCGTCAGCGACCTGCTCGTCGAGCGCAAAGACGACCTGGCGAACGGCCTGCTGATGGTCGGCGGGTTCCTGCCGTCGCTGAACGAGTCCATCGCGTCCGGACCGTTCTTCAAGGTCGTCATCCACAACCTCGTTCCGGGCCAGATCATCCAGCCCTTCATCGATGCCGCGTTCAAGAAGCGCGGTCTGAGCCCCGAGGACTTCTGGCGTAGCGCCGGACTGCCGGCCTACCGGTTCCCCGACCCCAACGGCACCCGGTTCCCCAACGGCGCACCGCCGCCGGGACCGCTGGTGCTGGAAGGCACCCCGGAGCACCCGGGTCCGGCCGTGCCACCCGGCTCGCCGTGCTCGTACACCCCGGCCGCGGACGGCATCCCCAGCCCGGCCAACCCGTTGCCCTGCGCGGGCACCGCCATCGGTCCGTTCGGTGGTCCGGGCTTCCCGGCTCCGCTGGACGTCCAGGTGTCGCCGCCCAACCCGAACGGGGTGCAGGACGTACCCGGCATCCCGATCGCCGGACGGCCGGGCGAACCGGCTCCCAACGCTCCCGGTACGCCGGTTCCGTTGCCGCCCAACGCTCCTCCGGGTGCTCGTACCGAGCCACTGGGACCGGCTGGACCGGTGGCACCACCATCGACATTCGCTCCGGGGCTGCCCCCGGGTCCGCCGGCCCCGCCCGGGCCGGGGAACCAGTTACCGGCACCGTTCATCAACCCCGGCGGTTCGGGCGGTAGCGGCGCAGCGGGAGGTAGCCAGAATTGAGCACCATCTTTGACGTCCGCAACATCCGGCTGCCGAGGATGTCCAAGGTCACGGTCATCGTCGGAACGCTGATCGTGGTGCTGGCTCTCGTCGCCGCGTTCGTCGGCTGGCAGCTCTACAAGAAGCTGACCAACAACTACGTCACCGCTTATTTCTCGGCCGCGAACGCCCTCTACGCGGGGGACAAGGTCCAGATCATGGGCATGAAGGTCGGGTTGATCGACAAGATCGAGCCGGCCGGCGACAAGATGAAGGTCACCTTCCACTACGAGAACCAGTACAAGGTTCCGGCCAACGCCTCCGCGGTGATCCTCAACCCCACCCTGGTGGCATCGCGTGCCATCCAGCTGGAGCCGCCCTACAAGGGCGGCCCGGTGCTGGCCAACAACGCGATCATCCCGATGGAGCGCACTCAGGTGCCGGTCGAGTGGGACGAGCTGCGGAACAGCATCACCAACATCATCTCGAAGCTCGGTCCCACCGAGGCGCAGCCGACCGGTCCGTTCGGTGAGGTGATCAACTCCTTCGCCAACGGCCTGGAGGGCAAGGGCAAGCAGCTCAACACCACGCTGGACAGCCTGTCCCGGGCGCTGACAGCGCTCAACGAGGGCCGCGGCGACTTCTTCGCGGTGGTCAAGAGCCTGGCGCTGTTCGTCAACGCGCTGCACCAGGACGACAAGCAGTTCGTCGCGCTCAACCAGAACCTCGCCGACGTCACGGGCCGGCTCGCCAGCTCGGACCAGGCGCTGGCCAGCGCGCTGCGGCAGCTCGACAGCCTGCTTACCACGGTCCGGCCGTTCCTGGACAAGAACCGCGAGGTGCTGACCCACGACGTCAACAACCTGGCGACGGTGACCAACACCTTGCTGCAGCCCGAGCCGCTGAACGGGCTGGAGACCGCGCTGCACGTGCTGCCCACGGCCGCCGCCAACGTCAACCAGATCTACCACCCGGCCCACGGTTCGGTGGTCGCCGTGCCGGAGATCACCAGCTTCGCCAACCCGATGCAGTTCATCTGCAGCTCGGTGCAGGCGGGCAGCCGGCTGGGGTACCAGGAATCCGCCGAACTGTGCGCGCAGTACCTGGCGCCGGTGCTGGACGCGATCAAGTTCAACTACTTCCCGTTCGGGTTGAACACGTTCAACACGACCGAGATCCTGCCCAAGCACGTCGCGTACTCCGAACCGCGGTTGCAGCCGCCGAACGGATATAAGGACACGACCGTCCCGGGTATCTGGGTGCCGGACACCCCGACGTCGCACAAGAACACCCAGCCCGGCTGGATCGTGGCTCCGGGTATGCAGGGTCAGCAGGTCGGCCCGATCACGGCGGGCCTGATGACCCCCGAGTCGCTGGCCGAACTGATGGGTGGACCCGACATTCAGCCGGTTCAGTCCACCCTGCAGACACCGCCGGGACCACCCAACGCGTACGACGAGTACCCGGTGCTGCCGCCCGTCGGCTTGCAGGCGCAGGTACCGGTGCCGCCGCCGGCGCCGGGCCCGAACGTGATCCCCGGACCGGTCGCCCCCACACCGGCGGCGCCCGGACCGGCCGCAGCGGTCGGCGCACCGCTGCCAGCTGAGGTAGGAGGGGGTCAGTGATAGGGATGCTTGGCAGGATCCGCCGCGGCACCTGGCAGGTGCTGGTGCTGCTGGTGGCCACCCTGATGCTGAGTTCCTGTGGCTGGAAAGGCATTTCGCAGGTCGCCATCCCCGGTGCGCCGGGCAGCGGGAGCGACGCCTACACCGTCTACGCGCAGGTGCCGGACACGCTGGCGATCAACGGCAACAGCAAGGTGATGGTCGCCGACGTCGAGGTGGGTTCGATCCGCAAGATCGAGCTGAAGAACTGGATCGCGACCCTGACGCTGGGGCTGAAGAAGGACACCAAGCTCCCGAAGAACGCCATCCTCAAGATCGGCCAGACCAGCTTGCTGGGGTCCCAGCACGTGGAGTTGCTGGCGCCGGAGAACCCGTCGAAGGAACTCCTGCGCAACGGCGACACCATCCCGCTGAAGAACTCGTCGGCCTATCCCAACATCGAGCAGACCCTGGCGGTCGTCTCGCTGATCCTGCGCGGCGGCGGTATCCCCAACCTGGAAGTGCTGCAGAACGAGATCTACGCGATCTTCCACGGCCGGGGCGACCAGATCCGGGGCTTCCTCAACCGGCTGGACACCTTCACCCGGCAGCTCAACGAGCAGCGCGACGACATCACCCATGCCATCGACTCGACGAACCGGCTGCTGAGCTACGTGGGCAACCGCAACGACGTGCTCGAGCGGGTGCTCACCGACTTCCCGCCGCTGATCAAGCACTTCGCGGACACCAAGAACCTGCTGATCAATGCGGTCGACTCGGTGGGCCGGCTCAGCGGTGCCGCTGACCAGTACCTGTCGGAAGCCCGCGGCAACCTGCACACCGACCTGCAGTCGCTGCAGTGCCCGCTGCGGGAACTCGGCCGTGGCTCGCCGTACCTGATCGGCGCGCTGAAGCTGATCCTGACGCAGCCGTTCGACATCGACGCGGTGCCGAAGATCTTCCGCGGCGACTACCAGAACGTGTCGGCCACGCTCGACGTGACCTACAGCGCGATGGACAACGCGGTGCTGACCGGTACCGGATTCTCCGGAGCTCTGCGGGCCCTGGAGCAGTCGTTCGGGCGTGACCCGGAGACGATGATCCCCGACGTTCGCTACACGTCGAACCCGAACGACGCACCGGGCGGGCCGTTGGTGGAAAGGGCGGAGCGAGGCCAATGCTGACACCCTTCATCAAGCGCCAGCTGTGGATGTTCCTGACGCTGACAGTGGTCGCGCTGTCCGTGCTGGGCATCTACTACCTGCAGATTCCGACTCTGGTCGGCATCGGGCGCTATGAGTTGACCGCCAACCTGCCGGCCTCCGGTGGTCTGTACCCGACGGCCAACGTGACCTACCGCGGTATCACGATCGGCAAGGTCACCGAGGTGGAGCCGACTCCCGCGGGCGCGAAGGCGACGCTGAGCATCGACAGCCGCTACAAGATCCCGATCGACGCCACCGCGAACGTGCACTCGGTGTCGGCGGTCGGTGAGCAGTACCTGGACCTGGTCTCGACGGGTAACCCAGGAAAGTTCTTCGCGTCCGGTCAGACCATCACCAAGGGCACCGTGCCCAGCGAGATCGGGCCGGCGCTGGACACCGCCAACCGTGGCCTCGCGGTGTTGCCCAAGGAGAAGATTCCGAAGCTGCTCGACGAGACGGCGCTGGCGGTCGGTGGCCTCGGGCCGGCCCTGCAACGGCTGGTGGATGCGACGCAGGCGATCGTGGGCGACTTCCACACCCAGATCAACGACGTCAACGACATCATCCAGAACTCCGGGCCGATCCTGCAGAGCCAGGTCGACTCGGGCAGCGCGATCGAGCGCTGGGCGCGCAACCTGAACACGTTGGCCGCCCAGAGCGCCCAGGAGGACCAGCACCTGCGCAGCGTGCTGACCCAGGCCGCTCCGACGGCAGACCAGGTGAACGAGGTGTTCACCGATGTCCGTGACTCGCTGCCGCAGACGCTGGCGAACCTCGAGGTCGTGTTCGATCTGCTCAAGCGCTACCACAAGGGCCTCGAGCAGGTCCTGGTGTTCCTGCCGCAGGGCGCATCGATCGCACAGACGGTGGCCGCGCGGTTCCCGAACATGGCGGCCCTGGACCTGGCGCTGGCGATCAACCAGCCGCCCCCCTGCCTGACCGGCTTCATCCCGGCCGAGCAGTGGCGGTCGTTCGCCGACACCAGCACGCAGCCGCTGCCGGTCGGGACGTACTGCAAGATCCCGATGGACACCCCGTCCAACAGCGTGCGTGGTTCGCGCAACATTCCGTGTGTGGACGTGCCCGGCAAGCGGGCCGCGACTCCGCGCGAGTGCCGTAGCACCAAGCCGTATGAGCCGGCGGGTACGAACCCCTGGTACGGCGACCCGAACCAGCTGCTGACCTGCCCGGCGCCCGCCGCGCGGTGTGATCAGCCGGTCAAGCCGGGCCTGGTGGTACCCGCGCCGTCGGTCAACAACGGGATGAACCCGGCCCCGGCCGACCGGCTCCCACCGGGCGGCACACCGCCGCCGATCAGCGACCCGCTGACCCGTCCCGGCACCGGTGCGGTGCAGTGCAACGGACAGCAGCCCAACCCCTGCGTCTACACTCCGGGCGGGCCCCCCTCCGCGGTCTACAGTCCGCAGAGTGGAGAGCTGGTAGGGCCCGACGGGGTCAAATACTCCGTCGCAAACTCGATGAAAACAGGAGACGACGGATGGAAGGAGATGCTGGCACCAGCCGGCTGAACCCCATCAATAAGGACGATTCGCTGGGCACCAAGGCGGAGGCGACGGATTCCACCGAGTCCGCAGTTGAGGCCAACCCGACCGACACTCAGGTGACGGCCGAGGATTCGAAAGGATCCGAGGCCGGAGCCGAGTCGACCGACACCGCGGTCTCGGCCGAGGATTCGACAGAACCCGAGGCCGGAACCGAAGCGGAAGCCATCGCAGAGGCCGAACCGTCCGGAACCGAAACTGCGGGAGACCCGGCCGTCGAGCGGGGTAAGTCCCGGCTTGGCCGGGCGTGGCTGATCGGCGTCGCGGCCATCCTGGTGATCCTCTCCGGCTGCATCGGTTTTGGCGGCTACTACGCGCTGCGTGCGCACCGGGACATTGCGGCCTTGCAGCACAACGACGCGGCAGCGCTAGCCGTGGCCAAGGACTGCGTCGCCGCCACCCAGGCGCCGGACATCAGCAGCATGGCGGCCAGTGAGCAGAAGATCGTCGACTGCGGCACCGACCAGTACCGCACCCAGGCGCTGCTCTACAGCAGCATGCTGGTGCAGGCCTACCAGGCAGCCAACGTGCATCTGAAGGTGTCCGACATGCGCGCGGCCGTCGAGCGCAACAATCCCGACGGCTCGGTCGACGTACTCATCGCCCTGCGCATCAGCGTCTCCAACGACCAGCAGCAGAACCAGGAGACCGGTTACCGGCTGCGGGTCCGAATGGCCCCGACCGAAGGGACCTACAAGATCTCCAAGCTCGACCAGGTGACGAAGTGACGGTGGTGGCCGAAGACACCCGGACCGCCACCCAGGACTTACCCGAGAAGGCCTTGGCGCCTTGGCATGTGCGCGTCGCGGCGTTCTCCGTCGACGTGCTTGCCGGCCTGGCCGTAGCGACCACGATGGCTCTGGTTTCGCTCGCGCTGCCGCCCTACCGCGTGTGGTGGTGGGTGTGCATGGTGGTGTGCGCGCTGGTGATCCTGGCGGTGCTGGTCAACCGACTGCTCCTGCCGACGGTCACCGGCTGGAGTTTGGGACGCGCACAATTCGGCATCGCCGTGGCCCGGCGCGACGGTAAGGAAACCAGCCCGTGGTGGCTGCTGTTGCGCGACCTGGCGCACCTGATCGACACCGCGGCGCTGCTGGTGGGCTGGTTCTGGCCGCTCTGGGATTCGCAGCGCCGCACCTTCGCCGACATGCTGCTGCGCACCGAGGTGCTGCGGGTCGTCCCCCACGAGCGCGCCGAGAAGGTGCGGAAGTGGACGGCGGTGGCCCTGGCTGTGGCGGCGCTGCTGTGCCTGGGCGGTGCCGGCGTGGGCTACGGCGTCGTCTACGCCCGGGCGCAGGCCACCGACCGGACCCGCGCCGAGATCTCTACGCAGGGCCCCAAGATCGTCGCCCAGATGCTGACGTACGACCCGAAGAATCTGAAGGACGATTTCGCCCGCGCCCTCAATCTGACCACCGACAGGTATCGCAAGAACCTGGCCGCTCAGCAGGAGGTGGTCCAGAAGGGCCATCCCGTCATCAACGAGTACTGGGGCTCCACCAACTCGGTGCTGGAGGCCACTCCGAACAGCGCGACGATGCTGCTGTTCCTGCAGGGGCGCCGCGGCGAGGGACCGGACACCCGATACATCACCGCCAGCGTCCGAGTGAAGTTCCTCAAGAGCGACGAAGGCCATTGGCTGGTCGACGACCTCACCGTGCTGGCCAAGCCGAAGCCTGCCGGGGAGGGCAAATGAGCCCGCGGCGCAAGTTCGAACCCGGCGAGGAGTCGCTGCTCGTCCCGCAGTCCATCCCGCCGAGACGGTGGGCACTGCCGCTGGTTTCCTCGATCGCCCCGGTGGTGATGGTGGCGGCGATCGCGTTGTCCACCTTCGTGCTTGTCGACCATCAATCCCGTGAGCATGTCGCGGAGCGGGAGGTCCAGGCGGTCAACTACGTCAAGTGGTTCATGACCGGCTTCACCTCCATCGATCCGTTCCATGCCAACGAGTACATCGACCGGGTGCTGGCCCAGGCGACGGGCGACTTCGCCAAGCAGTACACGGACAAGGCCAACGAAATCCTGTTCCAGGTCGCCCGCGCGGAGCGTTCGACCGGGACGGTGTTAGAAGCCGGCGTGGAACGCTGGAACGACGACGGCAGCGTGACCGTGTTGGTAGCCACCGACGTCACCTCCAAGTCACCGGACGGGAAACAGGTCTTCGAGAACACCAACCGTTGGTCGGCGACCGCTACGCAGGAAGGGAATCAGTGGAAGATCAGCAACCTGCAGCAGGTGATCTGACCGACTCCGAGACCGTCGAGGCGGCGGCCCCGGCGGCGGAAACCGAAGCGGCAGAAGGTGATTCGCCGGAAGAGGACGACGCCGCTGGTGGCGACGAGGCGGCCGACGCCGACGCAGGCGACACCGAGGCCGGCGAGGCCGGCGCGGCAGGCGAGGCCGGCGAGGCAGGCGCGGCAGCCAAGCCGGCCAAGCGGACCAGGCGGGCCAAGCGGGCAAAGGCGGCCAAGCCGGCCAAACCGGCCAAGCCGAAGAAGAAGCGCAAGCCCGGGCGACTGGCTGCCGTCGTCGTCGCGCTGGTGGCGGCGTTGTTCGTCGGGTCCGCGGCCTTCGCGGCCGCGGTGGTGCAGCCCTACCTCGCCGAGCGGGCCACCATCGAAGTCAAGGTGAAGGTGGCCCGGGCCGCGGCCAATGCGATCACCACGCTGTGGAGCTACACGCCGGAGAACATGGACACCCTCGCTGACCGCGCGGGCCGATACCTCACCGGCGACTTCGGCGCTCAGTACCGGAAGTTCGTCGAGGAGAAGGTCGTCGGGCCCAACAAACAGCTGAAGATCACCAACTCCACCGAGGTCACCGGCGTGGCGGTGGAATCCCTCGAAGGCCCGAACGCCAGCGTGATCGTCTACACGAACACCACCGCCACCACCCCGCTGAAGAAGAACATCCCGTCGCTGCAGTACCTGTCGTACCGGATGTCGATGAAGCGCGAGGGCGACCGCTGGTTGGTGACCAGGATGACCACCATCACCTCGCTGGACGTGACGCCGCAGCTGTAGGCCCGTTCGCCATGGCCGTCATCTCCCCGGTGTCCTACCGGTCGACCGTCACGGCGCTGCTGCTCCTGACGTTCGCCACCGGGTTGGCTGACGCCATCGCCATCCTGAAGCTTGGGCATGTGTTCGTGGCCAACATGACGGGCAACGTGATCTTCCTGGGCTTCTGGTTCGCGCCGCGATCCACCGTCGACCTGACCGCCGTCGTCGTAGCATTCCCCACCTTCGTCGCCGGCACCATCCTCGGTGGCAGGCTGATGCGGTACTTCGGGGAACGGACCCGGCACTGGATCACCACGGCGTTGAGCATCGAAGTGGTGCTGTTGAGCATTTTGTCGGCGATGGCGGGCACCGGTGTGTGCCGCTACGTCGACAACACAAAGCTGTTCCTGATCGGCGGCATGGCGATCGTTTTCGGACTGCAGCACTCCACCGCCCGCCAGTTCGGCATCCAGGAACTCACCACCACGGTCCTGACGTCGACGATCGTCGGGCTCGGGGTCGACAGCCGGTTGGCCGGCGGCACCGCCGACCGCGAAAAGCTGCGCTACGGCGTGATTTTGACGATGTGCGCTGGAGCGACGGTGGGCGCGACGATCACCCGGGTGGCGGTGGCCCCGGTGCTCGGACTCGCGGCCGCCGTGGTCGGCACCAGCATGCTGATCTTCCGGTTCGGCCCGAAAGCTAGTTGAAGGCCAGCCAACTGGGCAGTGCCCGCTCGTGGGAGTCGCACAGCACCTGCCGGGTATCGCACGAGCCCTTCGGCGCCCCGGCTCCGGCCCACATGCCCCCGGTGTCGCGGCGCAACACGATCGCCGACGAGCCGCCGCCGTCGAGCAGGATCGCGGTGTCGCTGCCCAGGCCGCGGAACAGGTCCTGAATGTTGTCCGGGGTGTAGCTGCCGCCCTCGAAGACGTACATCTCATCCTTCTGCTTCGAGTAGGCCAGAGCGGTGCGCGCCGCGCTGGGACCGCCGTCGTGCAACTGCGCGGTGTTGCCCGGTGACAGCAGCCCGATGCCGGCCACCGCCACGAACTTCGCGTTCTTGTTCAGCAGGTCGGCGATCACCGGCGTGGCCAGGTCGTAGTCCTCTCTACCCTTGGGCCGCAACACATATGGCGTGCCGCCGGCCGGCAGGATCATCGTCGTCAACGACGTCCAGGATTCGTCGCCGCCGGACAGGCCCTGCTTGCCGGGGTAGGCGACGGTGCCGGTGACCGCCTGGTTCGCGCGGCCCTGGCCGTGGGTGTTGTCCACGAATGCGCCAAGCGGTGAGCTGCACCCGGTTTCGCGCCAGGAACCGGCCTTCTGGCCGCGAACGTCGAAGAAGTTGGCGTTGATCGCGATGGTCGGTTGGCCCATGCGCTGCCACGCCTGCAGCGGGGCATAGATCTCGGACGCCTGCATCAGGCCTTCACTGGTCCGCGCGCCGGTGTTGTTCTCGCAACGGGCCTGGTCACCCTGGTGGCTGTCCACCAGCAGGTGCGGCTGCAGCCGGCTCGAGGCCTGCTTGATGATCATCAAGTGGCCGCCGTTGTTCATCTCGTATCCGTGGCCGGCGCCGTCCAACAGCGGCATCGAGTGTCCGCCGCCGAAGTTGTAGACCAGATACGAGCCCTTGGTGTTGGCGATGGCCTGCTCCAACAGTTCCCGGGCATCCGCGGCGTGTGCGACGGGCTGCCCCGTGGTGCTCGCCAGTGCGACACACAACGCCAGGGCGGCACAACTTGCCGTGAGTCTGCGCAGGACGGCAGCTGGCGTCGGCACGAGAAGCCCTTTCGGCCAATATCCGGAGAAGCAACTCTCCCAGGATCAGCCACATCCGTCACACTGTCAACTTAAGTAACAGGCCGGTGACGGTCCGGGCGCGGTCGAATTACGTTTGCCCGCTTGCACTTTCGGAAGCGGGTTGCGGCATGGGCGCGGGGCGAGTCTCGGACTCGATCGCATCCCCGGGTGTCACCTCAGTTGCCACCTCGGTCGGCTCCTCGGTTGCCACCTCCGTCGCACCCTCGTTTTGGGGGACGCCCTCGCGCGCCTTCTCGCGCTGGTGGTGCGCCTGATGCTCGGCGGCGATGGCGTGTTCGATCGCACCGGGAATGCGGTGGAAGCCCTTGCGGTCGTACATGCGGGTGATGATGCCGCCCACCAGAACTCCGATCACGAGGCCGATGCCCGTCATGATCAGCGCCTGGCGCAATCCGGCGTCCCCGTGACCGTTGAGATAGAGCAGCGAGCGCACCCCGAGGAAGACCTGGTGCATGGGCTCGAATTCGGCCAGCCAGCGGAAGAACGGCGGCACGGCCTCCAGTGGCACCGTGGCACCTGCCGACGGCAGGCCGAGGATCACGAAGATCAGCATGCTGAACAGCAGGCCCATCGAGCCGAGTACCGCGATCAGCGAACTCGAGGTGATGCCCACCGCGCTGATCGCGAAGACCCCGAAGAGCCACAGTTGCCAGCCCAGCGTGATGGGCATTCCCAGCCCGTGGGCGATGGCCATGTACACGCCCGATGTGGCCAGCGCGAGGATCACCATCAGCCCCCACTTGACCAGCAGGGTGCGGAATCGCGAGATGTTGACCTGCTCGGCGAAGCGGTACACCGGGCCGAATTCAGCTGGTACATAACCCAACATCGAATCGACGAGGGTGCTCACCACGATGCTGCCGGTGAAGCCGGCAAGCAACAACAACAGCGCATAGTAGAAGGCCGACAACCCATTTCCGGTGCCGTTGGGCAGCGGGTTGTAGACGGTCGACTTGATGTCGATCGGACTGTTCAGGGCCAGCACCGAAGCACCGGCCAGTGGCGCGCCGCCGGTCTGAGCCGCTACGTCGGCCGAAAGTCGTTCACCTACTTTGCTGTTCGCGATCGAGGCGGCCTGGTTCAGGGTCTGGCCGGCGATACTGGAGCCCAGCGTGCCCGCGCGCGGGTTGGTGGAGATCGTGATCGTCGGCCGTTCGGCACGGTTGGCGGTCACCGCGCTCTCCCCGAGGTCGCGCAGCTTCGACGAGAAACCCGGCGGAATCACCATCTCGCCGTACACCTGCGCGCGGTCCAGCAGTTGTTTGGCCTCGGCCGCGGAGACCACACGGACGTCGAACTTCTCCTTATCCAGGCCGGCCACCACGCCGTCGCTGATCTGCTTGCCGTACGGCCCGGCGTCCTGATTGACCACCACGACGGGGAAATGGCGCAGGTTGGTCGTCGGGTTCAGGATGCCGCCCAGGTACAGCGCGGACAGCGCCGACATGAGGGCCAGGGTGATCAGGATCGGCGCCAGCCAGAACCGCACCTTGCGAAGCTGCCGGGTGTTCCGGTTCGGCTTGGGTGCTGCGTGGCGGGGCTGCTTCTGAGACATGAGAGCTCCTGTCTGTCGAGCCCACTCTAGTGTGTCGGTCAGCCACCCAGCTTCGCGTGCATCTCCCAGACCAGCACTTCAGCGGGCTGGTGCGCGGTGAGCCGCCGGCCGTCCGCGTCGGTGCAGCGAGCCGCGTCTCCTTCGGTCAGCTCGCCGCCTTCCTCTAGGGTGAGGCGGCCGCGAGCCGCGAATACGTGCAGGTAGGGCGCCGGCGGCAGCGAAATGGAGTCACCCGCCGACAGTCGTGCGACATGCAGTGCGGCAGCTCGGTTGTGCAGGCTTAGGGCCGCGTCACGTCCCGGGATGCCGGAAGCGACAGTGACCAAGCCGACGTTGTCCAGCTGATTGCCGATTTCGTCCTGTTGGTAGCCCGGTGTGATGCCTGTCTCGTCGGGAATAACCCACATCTGCACGAAATGCACTGGCCGCGTGGGCGAACCATTCTTCTCCGAGTGCAGGATGCCGCTGCCGGCCGACATCCGTTGAGCCAGACCGGGGTAGATCACTCCCCGGTTGCCGGTGGAATCCTGATGTGCCAGTTCACCTTCCAGTACCCACGTGACGATCTCCATATCGCGGTGCGGATGAGTGTCGAAACCCGTTCGCGGCGCGACGATGTCGTCGTTGTTCACCAACAGCAAGCCGAAATGCGTGTTGTCCGGCTCGTAATGGTCACCGAAGGAGAA
This genomic stretch from Mycobacterium paragordonae harbors:
- a CDS encoding YoaK family protein; the protein is MAVISPVSYRSTVTALLLLTFATGLADAIAILKLGHVFVANMTGNVIFLGFWFAPRSTVDLTAVVVAFPTFVAGTILGGRLMRYFGERTRHWITTALSIEVVLLSILSAMAGTGVCRYVDNTKLFLIGGMAIVFGLQHSTARQFGIQELTTTVLTSTIVGLGVDSRLAGGTADREKLRYGVILTMCAGATVGATITRVAVAPVLGLAAAVVGTSMLIFRFGPKAS
- a CDS encoding phosphodiester glycosidase family protein — protein: MPTPAAVLRRLTASCAALALCVALASTTGQPVAHAADARELLEQAIANTKGSYLVYNFGGGHSMPLLDGAGHGYEMNNGGHLMIIKQASSRLQPHLLVDSHQGDQARCENNTGARTSEGLMQASEIYAPLQAWQRMGQPTIAINANFFDVRGQKAGSWRETGCSSPLGAFVDNTHGQGRANQAVTGTVAYPGKQGLSGGDESWTSLTTMILPAGGTPYVLRPKGREDYDLATPVIADLLNKNAKFVAVAGIGLLSPGNTAQLHDGGPSAARTALAYSKQKDEMYVFEGGSYTPDNIQDLFRGLGSDTAILLDGGGSSAIVLRRDTGGMWAGAGAPKGSCDTRQVLCDSHERALPSWLAFN
- a CDS encoding YhgE/Pip domain-containing protein, whose protein sequence is MSQKQPRHAAPKPNRNTRQLRKVRFWLAPILITLALMSALSALYLGGILNPTTNLRHFPVVVVNQDAGPYGKQISDGVVAGLDKEKFDVRVVSAAEAKQLLDRAQVYGEMVIPPGFSSKLRDLGESAVTANRAERPTITISTNPRAGTLGSSIAGQTLNQAASIANSKVGERLSADVAAQTGGAPLAGASVLALNSPIDIKSTVYNPLPNGTGNGLSAFYYALLLLLAGFTGSIVVSTLVDSMLGYVPAEFGPVYRFAEQVNISRFRTLLVKWGLMVILALATSGVYMAIAHGLGMPITLGWQLWLFGVFAISAVGITSSSLIAVLGSMGLLFSMLIFVILGLPSAGATVPLEAVPPFFRWLAEFEPMHQVFLGVRSLLYLNGHGDAGLRQALIMTGIGLVIGVLVGGIITRMYDRKGFHRIPGAIEHAIAAEHQAHHQREKAREGVPQNEGATEVATEEPTEVATEVTPGDAIESETRPAPMPQPASESASGQT
- a CDS encoding mammalian cell entry protein, with protein sequence MEDQQPAAGDLTDSETVEAAAPAAETEAAEGDSPEEDDAAGGDEAADADAGDTEAGEAGAAGEAGEAGAAAKPAKRTRRAKRAKAAKPAKPAKPKKKRKPGRLAAVVVALVAALFVGSAAFAAAVVQPYLAERATIEVKVKVARAAANAITTLWSYTPENMDTLADRAGRYLTGDFGAQYRKFVEEKVVGPNKQLKITNSTEVTGVAVESLEGPNASVIVYTNTTATTPLKKNIPSLQYLSYRMSMKREGDRWLVTRMTTITSLDVTPQL
- a CDS encoding pirin family protein → MPATVDIRRAADRGLTTTPWLESRHSFSFGDHYEPDNTHFGLLLVNNDDIVAPRTGFDTHPHRDMEIVTWVLEGELAHQDSTGNRGVIYPGLAQRMSAGSGILHSEKNGSPTRPVHFVQMWVIPDETGITPGYQQDEIGNQLDNVGLVTVASGIPGRDAALSLHNRAAALHVARLSAGDSISLPPAPYLHVFAARGRLTLEEGGELTEGDAARCTDADGRRLTAHQPAEVLVWEMHAKLGG